One window of Magallana gigas chromosome 2, xbMagGiga1.1, whole genome shotgun sequence genomic DNA carries:
- the LOC136271536 gene encoding toll-like receptor 1 — MYKRIKFALQAEEHKSESIFAADEGHLRNDRSIDSNLPPTWQDFCTLKGTENNGTLFSYECSIDGFSSGRWNFSQLRDYIATKHFKYAFDVQCRNNSNISFPFNGKARNIVKLHVRDCKATDYYSDFQNADLDKTPDELEEVVLINVQRVISVKAMLKNLQIKPENIPRNVNCGDEDTLKVKIERNESYSFVGNLPNISTFITIASSNIINKRISSQKCSFKNLQLLETSAQSSRSRYFAEFLTESNRFPELKILNISHSSLYYVPEQFKNWMLYFPKLEYLDMSHNKIQDIVLPMPKDYDPTSARLTLDLTFNDIRQISVRFLEKVVLARHLYVIIDNNPINCSCTDQMRDVLKYIRDTDWNSVKYERHQYIRDLKCQFPENIKGRRLRDLTDNDIGCGSKILPIIVVLSILICFLLIFLFLIIRSRLQIRLFCAQRRSGIPSDNSIDMDAEKSFKFDALICHGLFDEEWARSTIIENRHKLLSHLKLCFYREDATDQKNNFEKLIDLMKSSRYVVVLLSRQFLEREFRTPGFQEALQQSNEHLTKKRSILVLMDDIPNQEETICLRRSLQTFTCIHKNDTRFTDKFLYLLSSKGDLAWCEYNEGNRQQYFGMV, encoded by the coding sequence ATGTATAAGCGGATAAAGTTTGCTCTTCAAGCTGAAGAGCATAAGAGTGAGTCTATCTTTGCTGCGGATGAAGGACATCTAAGAAATGACAGATCCATAGATTCAAACCTTCCTCCAACTTGGCAAGATTTCTGTACATTGAAGGGCACCGAGAACAATGGAACCCTGTTTTCCTATGAATGCAGTATTGATGGGTTTTCGTCAGGAAGATGGAACTTTTCACAATTACGTGACTACATTGCGACAAAGCATTTCAAATACGCTTTCGATGTGCAGTGTAGAAACAATTCAAATATCTCTTTTCCTTTTAATGGTAAAGCACGGAACATTGTCAAGTTACATGTGCGCGATTGTAAAGCAACTGATTATTACTCGGATTTTCAAAATGCCGACTTGGACAAAACACCAGACGAGCTTGAAGAAGTGGTACTGATTAATGTACAGCGTGTAATATCGGTCAAAGCGATGTTGAAAAATCTTCAAATAAAGCCGGAGAATATTCCAAGGAATGTAAATTGTGGAGACGAAGACACTCTTAAGGTGAAGATAGAACGAAATGAATCTTATTCGTTTGTTGGTAACCTTCCAAATATATCAACGTTTATAACAATCGCCTCttcaaatattataaataagagaatttcatcacaaaaatgctctttcaaaaatttacaacttCTCGAGACGTCTGCCCAATCATCCCGTAGTAGATACTTTGCAGAATTTTTAACCGAGTCTAATCGATTTCcagaattaaaaattttaaacatttcccaCTCTAGTTTATATTACGTACCagaacaatttaaaaactgGATGTTATACTTTCCAAAGTTGGAATACTTGGACATGTCACACAATAAAATTCAGGATATAGTTCTTCCTATGCCTAAAGATTATGATCCGACATCAGCAAGGTTAACCTTGGACTTAACCTTCAATGACATTCGCCAAATCTCCGTACGTTTTCTTGAAAAAGTAGTTCTGGCAAGACACTTGTACGTGATAATTGATAACAATCCTATTAATTGCTCTTGTACAGACCAGATGAGAGACGTCTTGAAGTACATTCGCGATACAGATTGGAATTCTGTCAAATACGAACGTCACCAATATATCCGAGATCTGAAGTGCCAATTTCCTGAAAATATAAAAGGTCGGAGACTGAGAGACTTAACGGACAACGATATTGGTTGTGGTTCCAAAATTTTGCCAATTATTGTggttttaagtattttaatctgctttcttttaattttcctttttttaataatcagatCTAGACTGCAGATTCGATTATTCTGTGCTCAAAGACGTAGTGGTATACCTTCTGATAATTCCATAGACATGGACGCagaaaaaagtttcaaattcGACGCATTAATTTGTCATGGTCTCTTTGATGAGGAATGGGCTCGAAGTACGATTATTGAAAACAGACACAAACTGTTGAGTCATTTGAAACTGTGTTTTTATCGCGAAGATGCAACAGaccagaaaaataattttgaaaagttaATAGACCTGATGAAAAGCAGTAGATACGTAGTTGTATTGCTATCACGTCAGTTTCTTGAGCGTGAGTTTCGGACCCCCGGATTCCAGGAAGCCCTACAGCAGTCGAACGAACATCTAACGAAAAAGCGCTCTATCCTCGTTTTAATGGATGATATACCAAATCAGGAAGAGACAATTTGTCTCAGGAGAAGTTTACAAACATTTACTTGTATTCACAAAAATGACACACGTTTTACCGACAAGTTCCTTTATTTACTGTCAAGTAAGGGTGATTTGGCATGGTGTGAATACAATGAAGGAAATCGTCAACAATATTTTGGCATGGTGTGA
- the LOC117681081 gene encoding toll-like receptor 2 type-2, protein MELIQLWFQILGCLCVLLLVTSEDVQKQSNKTVTIAETSSDLGTHNSSGMIYGDYNRSLSRNVQKNIPSSYEDFCILNGKGSSYEIYHRYNCYIDKSSSGKWNFSELRKYISLINAFYSFKVQCEKGAKISLPYQSKSKNIVKLYVQDCILTDYYADFKNQELDTFPDVMEEYVLINVQYETSLRAFRENAVLKSSTQPSNLICGDEETLKIMIKRNTTLDIIHDVPIDMNRFAMLATELIENARLSTHKCVFKKLHTLENSYTIRNRHYANEMTEQKLYPELKILNVSHSNIYYVPEQFKNWWIYFEALKYIDMSYNHIQDVRFPISLSGIWGKPIPNLTYDLTHNEVSQISVRLFERLIPNERIFVNITNNPFNCTCTDEMKEVLKYIQETDWNSVKYKRYQYFRDLRCHLPESIRGRRLKDLTVNDINCGFELMPVTVALSILSFFLIIFLIVILKYRREIRILFFTRFDVVLPCQPVELYEDKEFDAFVSYSNDDEGWVRELFEESKNERLAHLKFCMHQKDFIPGKTIFENIVKCVENSKHTMIVLSQNFLNSHFCMWEFQEAFQQSIVERKRHLIIILLEEIPEKDLPSDLKRCMKTFTYIRKDDNIFIDRLLYSLAYKGKKGNALKAKAEQVNLGYIDQKENV, encoded by the coding sequence ATGGAATTAATTCAGTTATGGTTTCAAATCCTGGGTTGCTTGTGTGTTTTGCTATTGGTTACTTCTGAGGATGTCCAGAAACAGTCGAATAAGACTGTGACAATAGCCGAAACTTCTTCTGATCTAGGAACACATAACTCATCAGGTATGATTTACGGAGACTACAATAGATCGCTCTCGAGAAATGTACAAAAGAACATTCCTTCTTCCTACGAAGACTTTTGTATACTGAATGGTAAAGGATCCAGCTATGAAATATACCACCGGTATAACTGTTACATAGACAAATCTTCTAGTGGCAAATGGAACTTCTCGGAGCTACGAAAGTACATTTCATTGATAAATGCATTCTACAGTTTTAAAGTTCAATGTGAAAAAGGTGCAAAAATTTCTCTTCCATATCAAAGTAAATCAAAAAACATAGTTAAACTGTATGTGCAAGACTGCATTCTAACCGACTACTATGCAGATTTCAAAAATCAAGAACTGGACACCTTTCCTGATGTAATGGAGGAATATGTGTTGATAAACGTGCAGTATGAGACGAGTCTGAGAGCCTTTAGGGAAAATGCAGTACTAAAATCAAGCACACAACCTAGTAACTTAATATGTGGTGATGAGGaaactttgaaaataatgataaaacgtAATACCACGCTTGATATTATACATGATGTGCCAATAGATATGAACCGTTTTGCCATGCTAGCGACCGAGTTAATTGAAAATGCCCGTCTTTCGACCCACAAATGTGTGTTCAAGAAATTGCATACACTAGAGAACTCATATACGATAAGAAATCGACACTACGCTAATGAAATGACGGAACAAAAACTATATCCGGAATTAAAAATACTGAACGTGTCCCACTCGAATATATATTATGTCCCCGAACAATTCAAAAACTGGTGGATTTATTTTGAGGCTTTAAAGTACATTGATATGTCTTACAATCACATTCAAGACGTTCGCTTTCCAATCAGTTTAAGTGGAATATGGGGTAAACCGATACCGAATTTGACATATGATCTCACACATAATGAAGTAAGTCAAATTTCTGTCCGACTGTTTGAAAGACTTATTCCAAACGAAAGGATTTTTGTGAACATAACGAATAATCCTTTTAACTGCACCTGCACAGATGAAATGAAAGAGgtcttaaaatatattcaagAAACAGACTGGAATTCAGTGAAATACAAACGTTATCAGTACTTTAGAGATTTGCGGTGCCATCTCCCTGAGAGCATTCGAGGACGACGTCTGAAAGATCTCACAGTCAATGATATTAACTGTGGTTTCGAGTTAATGCCTGTTACTGTGGCTTTGagtattttgtcatttttcttaatcatatttttgattgttattttgaaatataggCGAGAAATTcggattttgttttttacccGATTTGACGTTGTTTTGCCATGTCAACCAGTGGAATTATACGAAGATAAGGAGTTTGACGCCTTTGTCTCCTACAGTAATGATGACGAAGGGTGGGTTCGGGAACTGTTTGAAGAGAGCAAAAACGAACGATTGGCccatttgaaattttgtatGCACCAAAAAGATTTCATTCctggaaaaacaatatttgagaATATTGTAAAATGCGTGGAAAACAGCAAACATACCATGATTGTCTTGTCCCAAAATTTTCTGAACAGTCATTTTTGCATGTGGGAATTTCAAGAGGCTTTTCAACAGAGCATTGTAGAGAGAAAACGGCATTTGATTATCATTCTTTTGGAGGAAATTCCAGAGAAGGATCTTCCTAGCGATCTGAAGAGATGTATGAAGACATTTACATACATAAGAAAAGACGATAACATTTTCATCGATAGACTGCTGTATTCATTGgcatataaaggaaaaaaggGAAATGCACTAAAAGCCAAAGCTGAACAAGTGAATCTTGGGTACATTGATCAAAAAGAAAACGTTTAA